The genomic stretch TGTTGAGGGAGacacacaagatacccaaatgaattagggtttccttgatAAACAAGCCttaaactcttgatgaactcttgaccaaaatgaaaaataaagaacatggggatccatatatgatgtttataaaTAATGTGGACCTTTGATTGCTTGATATCTTgcatttagggtctcaaaccctagttgtgagcttggTGATACACAaatggacacacacactacctacaaaaaaaACAAAGCTAtacaagacatatttttgtatttttggtcagtaaacagagaaagtaaagtatgatacaatcaaatatgcttgatgttctctcccaatgcaaacccaatgaatgaaaagtgaggaggataccaaggtgtgatcccaatgttaatgcaaagctatgatatgtcatgagggatcttagaggtcaaaattcgggtcttacagctgcccctatttaaggtcattctatccatagatgtgaaggttaaaatcttcgtattaacacggtagaatggacttaaatattaacaacaagaaacaaattttggcccctaagagacctcatgatgcatatgatatgaatgcaaaatatATTCTTCGTGGGggatatattgccacaaaggaaaagaattcgggagagactgaaagtccataggagtacaatgcattccataaggaaaactcactgaggggacagagactctggggataaaagcTACATGTAGGCCAGGatacgacttaaaaactgctggagacacgaggggatttccatgaaaataaatcaatggaaagactcgaacTGGAGAAAAATCTGTATGTATCGGGATACCACCAACATATCCGGAAACTATCCACTAGGGATAAGTAGAAGAATTATCCATTATCATGCTTAACTGGTAAATGAAGGATAATCAATAAGAAAAAGTGAATTGGAACAACGCCAAAACACTTAAAACATATGTTGAGGAAAGGCGTAAATCAGAACGAAGCTAAAATACCCATACATTCAAAAGGAAGTTCGATTTCACAAGGAAACACGAATGCAGACTCAACTCGGGAAGaaaaaacttcaacacaggagtaaacGATATATATTATCTACTACTTGTTACTGGGTAGCTTAAAaaggaagataatacactcgggCAGAGGGACATTCgttaccagttactaggtaaacatatcaaggatgactcgctgaggaaaaggAGGAAGAATTACCAgctaccagttactgggtagcTCAAAAAAGTAATCAACCACATGAAAGAGTtatattaccagttattgggaAATATACTAAAAAATGAGGAATATCcattaccagttattgggtaaggatagtctactggggaaatgaaaaagtaggatttacaactaccagttactgggtagaagaccaaagataggatttacaactactagttactgggtagaataccaaagataggatttacaactaccagctactgggtgtcataccctaaattttaccctgagttttcaCTCGCATCACCAGCATAAATCAATCCATTTTTGTCGTGTATTTCATCAGTTTAAAGCATTCATCAGGGTTCAGGTAAAAAGTCAGGAATTCTGACATTTTATCTGACTTTGATAATACTCATTCAGTCGTCTATTGATTAAGAAGTCAAAGgacttgatttctcaatctcgTTGCATCGCTTATTTTTATTGCATCATATTTCAGAGGTTCAGAAGGTGACAATCAAGAGTATTTTTGTCATCTGAATCTGGGTAGAATTTAATTGTGATTGAGAATTAGAGGTAAATGGTCCAAGGGCGATTCATTTACATCTGATTGTCTGTTCACGATTATTCAATCAGCAATTCAATGCATTCACATGCCATTTGCATTTTTTATATGTCACAATATGCATTTTTGTTTCGCACAAGTGCTCGAAATTTCGCTTGGAATAATTTCTTGGATCTACAGACAGACCAATCAAATCGTTTCTCAACTGTACATCAAATTAGCAAGCAACAAATTTTAAAATGGAGCTTCCATACATCATCTTATTAATCTACGTTCCATGTAGTTTAACCTGATgtgctcattttaattttttttgacTACTTTTCTCAATCGCATTTTAATTAGCCTGAGTGTTTTAACCGTTagtttttatttcaaaatttgatcaaaacgTGTGTGTTTTCGAGAAATTTATTCCGCGTTGATCAGTTTGATGCACTCAATTTTTTTTTTTCCAGGAATTTTTGCGTTCGACTTTTGTTCATCTTAAATCcgtttatttttatttctttgtctAAATAGTCATAATAATTAATTagatttttctatttttcatttcGATTTTATTTAGTTTAACTAAGTCTtgtttgaattttatttttttactttttaaaCTTTCATACTTATTTTTATTATACAATTGTCTacaatgatttattttaaattttgtaAAAAAAGCTACTAACACATGAGTGTTCCTAAAGAAGAAAACGTAGATCCAGGGAAATTTTGACACATGGCACGCAAGTGTGTGGCTATGAAAAATTcttgttttattattattattattatttctttcttttcattATTTATGGAAAAGGGAGTAGTaaccaaaaaaaagaaaaaaagaaaaaaggatgtacgaaaaagaaagaaagaatagaaaaGTTGGTTTTGAAAAATACTATCTCTCTCATAAAACTCTGTCCATTCATCACACTTTCACTTTCCATACTACAAGTTTTAAAAACATAATTTCTTCCTCTCAAAAAAAACATCTCACCATCATAAAAAAAAATCACATCTTAACTCCTTATGCTAAAACACACAGAACCTTAATCTTCTTCACCATTCAAATCACTCAAACTACACCCATAACCAACACCACACTAAAATCAAACATTCATAATTTATCACAAAAAACATATTTTTATCTTCTACAAATCTCACACAACAATGTCTCCATTATCACTTAACCTTCCATCAATCCATCCCAAAACAACTTAACTCTCATTTCTTATCCCTCTCCACACCGTGAAATTTCGAACGACCGAGACATACGACAAACCGTCGTCGACCGCCACGAAGTCTCTATTTGGTAGCTTTTTCTTTGCTTTCCAGTTTTGTTTAAATATTATCTGAAGTTTGTGGAGGTTTCTTTTGATTTTTAGAAattttgctttttattttattttcttgaatATGTAAGTTTGAAAGAAAAAGAGAAGATAGGAATGAACAAGTGGGAGTGGAAGGATCATGAGAGAGAAAGTAGAGAAATGGTTTtctctgtttgttttgtttcaAACCAGCATGTTTCTAGATGAAGGaggattttttttattttattttattttgcaatttTCATCCCCTGCCACGTGTCAGTCAGTGGATGGGGAGTTAAAAAATTCTCATGCTATAGCTGGCTGGATGCTCCCCCATTAATcgttttttatttatttattttaattttttttttatcatattaaattgttactattgtttttttattattattatttttatttattaccaattttattattattaataacCATCTATCTTTACTAgttattaattttttattatggttaattattataattaattattataatttattattattatttattaattattattaataattatgATTATTACTGTTTATGGTTAGTTATTTACTATAATTATAACTATTGTTATAGtcattattattttatttttattactaTTGTTAATCATTATTAGTTGTTTACTTTTTGTTCTaacaaattttaaatattaattttgttatttatttatttattattgttaattattaataattattcttattatcattattattattaatattattattattatttatttatttttttgcttattattattacttaccgttgattattattattattattaatgttaattattattattgatttattattgttatttataatttttattgttgttataattattattatttgttattatttttattttcattattgCTTTTGTTATAATCATTGATTTTTTTTACTATTATTGTCATATTTAGTTAttgattaaattatttatttaaatataaaaaattgatttatttttTCTCCGTTGGGTTTTTCACAAATGCGTAACAATTTaaagttaaaaattcaatttaaacttttgatttttacttcgagtcccgtggctttctcttgggccttctcacaacgagattcttttatttcTTCAAATGTCTTTCAAAACTTGTATGATTTAGTTATTGTGTTGTATCCCCATTCGATAAATTGTACCCCCATTCCCGTAAGCATGTAATAAATTTATCGCTTTCATTTACTTCATTGTATCAGTTGATTGTTAATTCCAAGATTAAAATCAACCTTTTTCAGAAAAGAATAAAAAaacaaacactcgatccaacgtcgagtctCTTTTTTTTTCTAAATCAAATGCAAAATTGATTACAAAGTCAAATAtacccccgccacatccaaattattttcataagtcaACTTGAGACACTTGATCCAAAGTCAAGTCGTCCCCTGTTTTAAAAatcttttcacaataaaaatggaagaaactgattaagtttagactttctctgtttcgaatgttaggatactgctgtagagctcaatgttcaaacattcgtcttccatattaaaatacaataattaccagaattaggtcatttctcttatagaagaaaaagattgattgggtatcgaccttctctttcccgattatttggacactgctgtagagctctctgtttgattaatcgtcttccgttaatgaaccttgacctaatttgccacacattttcataataaacttttggataaaaagagagtgattgggcttaggcctcttccttttcaGGCATTCGAGTAttgcagtagagctccctgcttgaATGTctgtctccgcttaaaatcaactcacactcatcaaacttgttttccgccctcgtgcgaccccgaaaacattttcagaaaagagtatgcaatatctattttgatgtgaaacaaacaaagacttcagcctccaagagtgagcagcaagtaaaggtttaatcgctcaaatgtgatccaagcatcactctctttaaaagcaatccacccagtagttctcttgggtagaactacgtatgccttgagttcttcatagcacctggagatacgtaggagcaggattgcgaaatcttgtcaggcacattaatattaaaaaccctaagtctttcctttctttctttctcttttctcacCCAATAAGTAGAAGATCACAAACGATATCAAGCCaacactctaacacgaaactagctaaatgggtcccatcgagtacgatggatgtgaggggtgctaataccttccccttgcataaccgactcccgaacccgatttggttgcgacgaccatttctctttttgttttcatgggttttatcgatatttcccctttccctctttgggaataaataattttcggtggcgactctgttttgtgtatatttcgagcgttccttacttctgatttatttgttttgtgttttgtgtttttgcttttatttgttttttttgtgTTTGAGTTTTTGCTTTTATTTGTTTGTTTACTTCTGATTTATTTTATCTATATATGCCTTTATTATCTGTATTTCCAATTATTGTATTATTAATATATGGTATCATTGGAACTTTCTGAACTATTGGCATTTGTGTGAGGAAAAGCTTTATACCCGAGCTATGAGAAAAACTTAAGTTaggatggtggttgtgtagtattgacctgcgagacatcggactcgttaagttgatgcgagaaccccactcagatgagatcccttgaaagtattactgtcttacgattagtcgtttTGGCGGTGATACTTTCAACCTCGATCTATGATTTTGAGGACCTTTTGTAGAACCCTGAACCTATGGATTTTAGGAccgatggttgtgtagtgttaacctatgagacttaggactcgttgggttaatacgaagacctcacctagaatagatccttttaaagatattattgtcttacgattagtcgttcggacgataatattcttgaattgggtccatgactctaggaacctttttAAACCCTAGAACCTACCTGTGTTTGGTTTTCCTATTCCTGGAACCTTTCCTCCACGAAGTAATTAATCAGAATGTTCCAATGATCGCCTACCCAACTGTACATacataaacataaaacatttcataATAATAACACATTTGACATGTGCATATTTTCAAGGGACCTAAAGACTCGTTTGATTGCAGGCATTCAAAAGACATGGGTAGCAATCAAAAAAGTACTTATTCATTCAAGTTCAGGAATCCAAAGCTAGGATTGATTAAGGGGTTGATCTCAGATGTGAAAATCAGAAGGAACAAACTTTTGTGTTGAGTACGGTGACCTGTTGACTATCATGAACACCGAGGTGGATGCTTGGGCCATTTTCACTTTGgcacaattctatgatcctccctTGCGGTGTTTCACATTCCAGGACTTCCAATTGGCGCCAACACTTGAAGAGTTCTCACATATAGCAAACATTGGCATCAAGGATGAAATCCCTTACACCGGTCTAGGGGAACTTCCTACACATCAACAAATAGGTTCAGCTATACGTCTAGATAAAGCGGAAGTGAAAGCTAATCTTGGACCAAAAGGAGGCACTTCAGGTTTCACTTTGAAGTTCTTAGTGGGAAAAGCTTCAGATTTCAAAAGTAAAGAAGACTGGGTCGCTTTCAATGCTGTGTTAGCCTTGATactctatgggattgtcttgttcccgaacATTGATGACTTCGTGGACATGACTGCTATACGCATTTTCTTGCTCAAGAATCCCATTCCCACCTTGCTTGCAGATGTTTATCACTCTATCCATTGGAGAAATGAGAAGAAGGGGGGGATGATCCAGTGTTGCGCTCCTTTACTGTATAAATGGTTCTTATCTCACTTACCAAGCGAAGGGCCTTTTGTTCAGAACAAGGATAACCTCAAGTGGTCTCAAAAAATCATGTCTCTCACTGCCAATGACATCGCCTGGTACTCTCGTGTTTATGATGATGTGGACATAATCGTCAAATGTGGCAACTTCcataatgtgccactcataggaactcgaggttgcatcaattacaatcctgAGCTTGCTATGCGGCAACTTGGGTTTCCTATGGATGATAAACCAGAAGACAAGTTGTTAGAAGGTTTCTTGCTGGGAGAAGGAGTGAAGGACGTTGATCTGGTGAAGAGGATAGGTCGTGCCTGGACTAAAGTTCGTAGAGAAGGAAAAAGGGAGCGTGGAAAGAAGAATTGTATAGCTAGAGGGCCATATACAAGTTGGGTCCAAGCCAGGGCTTCTCAAGACAAACTACCATACCCTTATGAGCCTCCGATGCATACAAATCCCCCAGAACCTACCCACGTCACTATGGAGGAAGCTAAAGAGCTCAAAGTTGTCATCCAAAGTttggaaaaagagaatgaagagctacggttgaaccttctccggattactgaagaaagggataatcataagtgggagcttgggcggaagaaaacacaacttcaagcaaatgtggAAAGGACTGATAAGGAGGAATATAAGAGAAAAAGAGTCAAACAGGGGTTAGATCAGGCTGAGAGCTGCTTGAATACCGTCAAAAGCCAACTGAAAGAGGCTGAGAGGGATTGTCGTGAGAAAGAGAAATGGTGGAAGCTCGCCACAAAACAAAAGAAGGAGATAAGAGAGACACTTGAGGCTGAGATAGCCAACCTCAGTGTTTCACTCCGTGAATCAAAAGAAAGGGAAGAACAAGAACGCCGCAGTAAAGAGAGTGTTATGGCTGCTACTCAGGTTACACCTGAAATGTGGAATGGAAAAAAATACCCGagcgtaaggaacgctcgaaatatacacaaaacagagtcgccaccgaaaattatttattcccaaagagggaaaggggaaatatcgataaaacccatgaaaacaaaaagagaaatggtcgtcgcaaccaaatcgggttcgggagtcggttatgcaaggggaaggtattagcacccctcacatccatcgtactcgatgggacccatttagctagtttcgtgttagagtgttGGCTTGATATCGTTTGTGATCTTCTACTTATTGGgtgagaaaagagaaagaaagaaaggaaagacttagggtttttaatattaatgtgcctgacaagatttcgcaatcctgctcctacgtatctccaggtgctatgaagaactcaaggcatacgtagttctacccaaagagaactactgggtggattgcttttaaagagagtgatgcttggatcacatttgagcgattaaacctttacttgctgctcactcttggaggctgaagtctttgtttgtttcacatcaaaatagatattgcatactcttttctgaaaatgttttcggggtcgcacgagggcggaaaacaagtttgatgagtgtgagttgattttaagcggagacagACATtcaagcagggagctctactgcaaTACTCGAATGCCtgaaaaggaagaggcctaagcccaatcactctctttttatccaaaagtttattatgaaaatgtgtggcaaattaggtcaaggttcattaacggaagacgattaatcaaacagagagctctacagcagtgtccaaataatcgggaaagagaaggtcgatacccaatcaatctttttcttctataagagaaatgacctaattctggtaattattgtattttaatatggaagacgaatgtttgaacattgagctctacagcagtatcctaacattcgaaacagagaaagtctaaacttaatcagtttcttccatttttattgtgaaaagatTTTTAAAACAGGGGGACAACTTGACTTTGGATCAAGTGTCTCAAGTtgacttatgaaaataatttggatgtggcgggggtaTATTTGACTTTGTAATCAATTTTGCATTTGATTTAGAAAAAAAAAGagactcgacgttggatcgagtgtttgttTTTTATTCTTTTCTGAAAAAGGTTGATTTTAATCTTGGAATTAACAATCAACTGATACAATGAAGTAAATGAAAGCGATAAATTTATTACATGCTTACGGGAATGGGGGTACAATTTATCGAATGGGGATACAACACAATAACTAAATCATACAAGTTTTGAAAGACATTTGAAgaaataaaagaatctcgttgtgagaaggcccaagagaaagccacgggactcgaagtaaaaatcaaaagtttaaattgaatttttaactttAAATTGTTACGCATTTGTGAAAAACCCAACGGAGAaaaaataaatcaattttttatatttaaaataaataatttaatcaaTAACTAAATATGACAATAATAGTAAAAAAAATCAATGATTATAACAAAAGcaataatgaaaataaaaataataacaaataataataattataacaacaataaaaattataaataacaataataaatcaataataataattaacattaataataataataataatcaacggtaagtaataataataagcaaaaaataaataaaataatataaaataataataatgataataagaataattattaataataattaacaataataaataaataaataacaaaattaatatttaaaatttgttAGAACAAAAAGTAAACAGCTAATAATGATTAACAAtagtaataaaaataaaataataatgaCTATAACAATAGTTATAATTATAGTAAATAACTAACCATAAACAGTAATAATcataattattaataataattaataaataataataataataataataataaattataataattaattataataattaaccataataaaaaattaataacTAGTAAAGATAGATGgttattaataataataaaattggtaataaataaaaataataataataataaaaaacaatagtaacaatttaatatgataaaaaaaaataaaattaaaataaataaataaaaaatgattaatGGGGGAGCATCCAGCCAGCTATAGCATGAGAAATTTTTTAACTCCCCATCCACTGACTGACACGTGGCAGGGGATGAAaaattgcaaaataaaataaaataaaaaaaatcctCCTTCATCTAGAAACATGCTGGTTtgaaacaaaacaaacagagaAAACCATTTCTCTACTTTCTCTCTCATGATCCTTCCACTCCCACTTGTTCATTCCTATCTTCTCTTTTTCTTTCAAACTTACATattcaagaaaataaaataaaaagcaaaatTTCTAAAAATCAAAAGAAACCTCCACAAACTTCAGATAATATTTAAACAAAACTGGAAAGCAAAGAAAAAGCTACCAAATAGAGACTTCGTGGCGGTCGACGACGGTTTGTCGTATGTCTCGGTCGTTCGAAATTTCACGGTGTGGAGAGGGATAAGAAATGAGAGTTAAGTTGTTTTGGGATGGATTGATGGAAGGTTAAGTGATAATGGAGACATTGTTGTGTGAGATTTGTAGAAGATAAAAATATGTTTTTGTGATAAATTATGAATGTTTGATTTTAG from Lathyrus oleraceus cultivar Zhongwan6 chromosome 7, CAAS_Psat_ZW6_1.0, whole genome shotgun sequence encodes the following:
- the LOC127102525 gene encoding uncharacterized protein LOC127102525, producing MNTEVDAWAIFTLAQFYDPPLRCFTFQDFQLAPTLEEFSHIANIGIKDEIPYTGLGELPTHQQIGSAIRLDKAEVKANLGPKGGTSGFTLKFLVGKASDFKSKEDWVAFNAVLALILYGIVLFPNIDDFVDMTAIRIFLLKNPIPTLLADVYHSIHWRNEKKGGMIQCCAPLLYKWFLSHLPSEGPFVQNKDNLKWSQKIMSLTANDIAWYSRVYDDVDIIVKCGNFHNVPLIGTRGCINYNPELAMRQLGFPMDDKPEDKLLEGFLLGEGVKDVDLVKRIGRAWTKVRREGKRERGKKNCIARGPYTSWVQARASQDKLPYPYEPPMHTNPPEPTHVTMEEAKELKVVIQTNVERTDKEEYKRKRVKQGLDQAESCLNTVKSQLKEAERDCREKEKWWKLATKQKKEIRETLEAEIANLSVSLRESKEREEQERRSKESVMAATQCGVGYGCSLSDLNGEED